The Colias croceus chromosome 6, ilColCroc2.1 genome contains the following window.
ACATCTAAACTCCCTGAATTGTATAACGAAAGGTATAgcatttatgtacctatgtgatatttgaaataatattgaaaaatattaacttacaTTATAGTTAAGTTAAAATCTAAATTTCTTTGGAAATAGAAATATCTAATAAATCATATATCTTTAATATTACCTGAATTACAGTATTGACATAAATCCTGGGATTGACACAGCTCTTTTATTAGTGAGATACCCAAATTCCACTAATGCAGAATTAATTCTTTCTCCATTTCTATCTAAAGTTTTGGGAAATATAACATTGCCATTGTAagtatattcatttttattttactatatgAAATGTAATTGTATGATTGAGATGTAATAACACATTATGAtgattcatatattttatataaaaaaaaaacctgttTTTTTAGAATGCATCAATCAGGAGTTCTTATGGACTACGTACCAATGGTAACAGATTTACTTAATAGTAAGGTAATTAATTTCTACAGTAGTATTTATATACAggttattgattttttatgatatgtttaataaatctaataagatgtttttctttaaagaTACAGGATATTGTAAACAATGATAGACTAAAAAGAGAATTGTTGGCTcaacttattattaaatatgaagGAGCCATTCTAGAACATGATGCTACAAGTGCAGCATTACTATTTCAAATGAATGATTTTCATTGGATCTTACAGATAGATATAGGtaattgtgtttgtttttctcATATAAATTTTCTCATTACTTTATAGATGATGTTTATTGatcattgttttaatttgcaGGTGCAAATTTTCCTGAAAAATCACCAATATTGACTCTGCGATCTGTGTATCATAGCGCCAAAGGAAAGCCCAAGTCAAAAGTTCTACCAAGTTGTCCACATACAAATTTTGAAGCATATATTGAACAACAAgtggaaatatttaaaaatgaatgcaAAGGAATTACAGCGAGTCACCCAATACTTACACTGGATAATTAAatcaaatgaaatattaaacttatttcaTACCTTTGccattttatcatttatggaaaatacaaattattaaatatccgCCATTTCGAATTTCAAATGATatctttcaattttatttggtGAAAAAtgtatagtaaaaataaaaatataaataaaacaaattacaattttaataatttattatatgataAGATAAAAAGCAATATTTTCAACACTCCTCAAAATTATTCACAACTTTTGTAAGCACTATGAAGTACCTACCCAGTTTTTGAAACATGCATATCTACAAACAATCTCAAGTCAATTATTGCGATCATTGactctaataataaattaccaaCATTTCTCTAGTCTACATCCAATTAAACTACTGATTAGTACATAgtgaaaataattgtgaaacaATGAAGTGAATAATGTTAAATCACAAAGAGTCACTGCAGTAACAATTATTTCTGTTCACAGAACAACTCCACatagaaatttaataagaataatttaagtaatacATAACAGTGGTGGGACTTAATAAGAAATCAATATACCTTTTTCCTTTGTAGTATGATATTATACAGGTGAttgatgtgtgtgtgtgtgtgagtgaaAATGCTATTGCTTTTTTAATTGACAAAATTAGACACAATAAGAATTTTCGGGAAAttctatacctacatatttaataaaaattatttcaagtgCTCTGTAGTgtcttaatttttaattttatttcccCTCTAAACTCAACTGATCACAAGTAGGGAACTTGTATGATCAGTGAGCaatcttaattaaaaacaataagaatTCAAATATAACACATTTTCAGTGACTTTAATGGGAAATTAAGTAAGGTTATTTGTTTCCTATATATATTGTTAGGTATTCCATTTACAGTCACATAAGAAACAATGAGATTTTACTCtctcaaaaatataaagatgGCAACATATTAAGgtcaatttgtaattttggggttttctttattttccaACAACTCAAACCGGTATCTCATATACATAACTTTCATTCTGTCCcagacattttcaaatgaatccATGGCTGGCCTGACATCTAACAGGGCAAACTCATTTTTACTGTCAACTTCACCACCATCATAATAATCAATTATGTATCGTACTTCTTTACCACATC
Protein-coding sequences here:
- the LOC123692518 gene encoding BRISC and BRCA1-A complex member 2-like — translated: MTDNMSILSEISPVFRPYIQCIYQDLKLGLCKSKIDLERMSGNMEGVESQLRVVLPYCSKKLKWEVIFDPSTPWFAPDFRFDDESFLSNIDEENLIKEVPSLCQWNSSDPKALCGVLTELIKLYKFHQVKKLNEDDNSRASFEYSALLGNALTTEQDVEVWVGGHIVEFMIKLKVNTSKLPELYNESIDINPGIDTALLLVRYPNSTNAELILSPFLSKVLGNITLPLMHQSGVLMDYVPMVTDLLNSKIQDIVNNDRLKRELLAQLIIKYEGAILEHDATSAALLFQMNDFHWILQIDIGANFPEKSPILTLRSVYHSAKGKPKSKVLPSCPHTNFEAYIEQQVEIFKNECKGITASHPILTLDN